In Macrobrachium rosenbergii isolate ZJJX-2024 chromosome 46, ASM4041242v1, whole genome shotgun sequence, the DNA window AGCGAAAGAGATTATTGCCCAAACTTTAGAGGCATTGtccaaattcttctctctctctctctctctctctctctctctctctctctctgcatgttatTCCTTCGGTAATTAAGTTGTTAAAGCGAAACAGGTATTTACCCAAACTTTACAGACATCgccccagttctctctctctctctctctctctctctctctctctctctctctctctctctctctctctctgagtcgggCAGACTTTAATTTCCATCCTCAAAGAATCTACCTAATAGCTCTCGTGAAGcaaagataaattatataaaaacttgcGCCAGACAAGTATCAAACCAAATTGCCTCTTCAGAGAGATGGTTATTATTCAGCCAAGTTTAGTCTTCAGCGAATGGAGAGAGGATAAAGGCAGTTTAGAAGTCTAGTGTTAATTGGTTGGTATAGAAGTTTCTGTAACACCAGGGTCTGCATGACACACAAAAGCTATGCGTGTGTGTACTTTTAAGTTGTATGCAAAACAGGATTTtcgaatatatatttgtaattatagcTTTTTATGTGTATATTGCTCTTTCTGTATTCatatacttataattatatttataacatcaatttgtatatatatttatgattgtggtttttttaggtatatttattttttctttgttcatttcgaTGTAAGTTAGCATAAGGTCGATTTCTGCATGATACGCAAAAGCTGTTTGTGTTTGCTTATATAAAGAATAGGGTTTAcgaatatatatttgcaattatattgatttaagtgtattattattattattattattattattattattattattagtgtacccGTACAAGCAGAACAGGATTTAcgaatttatatttgtaattatattgatttaggtatattattattattattattattattattattattattattattattattattattattattattattattattattattattgtacccgTTCTTTCAAAATTACATAATGTAAGAGAGGGTCGTGACTGcaaggtaccttcattttgcacacTTATAAAACTAACTCTAAAGTAGCACGCACTAATTCTGAAGAAGCACGCACTAATCCTACGTTAGCAGGTGCTTGGCACTAATTGTAAAGTTAGCTGGCTCTAATGACATTTGATGTAGTTCAAATCAGTTATTATcagttatttctcatgtggtaacaacaacaatattaatgaTTAGTGAAGAAGTAAAGACTTCtaatcatgatttatatacattataatatactaATGCTAAGCAACAAAAGTATggaatactgtataataaataattttacccatgattttgaaaaaatagtaaaagataaACGCGCATCATTAAGAAGTACTAAGACAAAAACTGAGGCCTTTTAAACCGAGCTAAGACACAAGCCACGCCCCCTTAATGGTATTAATGCCAAACGCTCCCAGAAAAAATTGGTGCAGAGTCAGGTACTAATCTTCCACCGAGAATTAAGCCTCGCCCTCTTCTATTATTGCTGCCAAGGGGTTCTGAATAAAAATTGCAACGTAGTGGAGAAATAATTTCTTACTGAGCATCTGCAGAAGCATAGTTGTCAGAATCTTGCTTATGAAGTCGAAGAAAATTTGGTCTTAAGAATTTCTCATAGAGTTAGTTTATCATAAGAACCTGGGGTCGTATATTGACGGCAAACTTAACGTTGTTACTTGTtgttatttgttgattttcataacaaaaacaacaactactactgctGTTATTATAATTTCATGATCATCAatatgaagaattattattattatattaaatctaGATGcttcgaaaaacaaaaaatacttcttTCAATTCCAGTTGCTGCACGAGAGGTCCTTATACCTCtttagggggctagtgccgtcattttacttcacggggtgcactgtaggcattgctaaaggttcttcgcagcgtcctttcagcccctagctgcaactcctttcattccttttactgtacctccgttcatactatctttcttccatctcgctatccaccttctcttaacaaatatttcctagtgcaactgctttgaggttttcctcctgttacacctttcagacctacctcctctcagtttcctttccagtgctgaatgatctcatgggtcccagtgcttggcctttggcctaaactctatattcagttcagttcagtgtTTAAACAAGTCTCAGACTTTCGGTTCAAAATTGAAAGTATGATTAGTTCAGTTTCATATTAATTTACCTGACAGAAAGTTCCTCTGAGTCTCTGATGTATTTCTCCTTCTCCCCTGTTCCAGGACGGCGCCATCGCAAAACGATGCATTTCCAGACTGCCAGAACCTCCCTGGAAAGCCCCCGGCTAGGAACGAACTAGCGGCGCCGCCAACGCCTCGTCCAGCGTGTGTCCGGAACCTCCCTGGAAAGCCCCCGGCTAGGAACGAACTAGCGGCGCCGCCAACGCCTCGTCCAGCGTGTGTccgcgtgtgtgcgtgcgcgtgtgtatgcatgcgtgtgcgtggatgtatgtgcgtgtgcgtgcgtgtagcGCTGCCATGGGGGTGTGAAGTATGCCACGCAAATTCCAGCATCCCTACCACGCCCTGCCATGGTTCCTGGAGGAGGACAGTGAGACCTCGGAGGACTTCGAGTACATCGACGGCCGCATCTATGTGCGGGGAGAGGAGAGGGACGTCCTGCCCCTCTGGCCTGACGACGACGATGAGATAATGCGGGAGCAGCTGGCGGCGGAGGCGGCCTCTGCGGCCCCGGCCGGCCGCGGCGACAGGGACGAGGAGGAGATGACCTCCAACGCCATGCCCCCGCTCATCGACCCCCGCAGGGCCGTCCTCCTCCCCGGCTACAGCCAGGACAGCCTCCCCCTCTGGAGGAGGAAGCCCGACCCGCCCGAGTACGTCAACGGGGCGTCGCGGACGTCGGCGAGGGCCGGCAGGAAGTTCGAGATCCCGCAGATCATCGAGAGCCCCAAGGTGAACGACGCCGCCCACGGGAAGGGCTTCGACtgcggcgggggcgggggcgaggGCGACGTCCCGACGACCTCGGCGGACAACGGCAAGTCCCTGGCTCCCAAGAACGCCGACAACGTCCGCAGGTCCTCGACGCTCTCCAGGATCAACGAGATGCTCCAGCGGGCGCGCTCCGAGGTCTTCGAGGGCGATGAGGCCATCGCCTCCACCCGCGCGAGGCTCAGGCTCCTGCTGAGGAATCACGACGACTCTGAAAGGTAGGAGgcctcctggaggaggaggaggaggaggaggaggaggagtagtagtagtagtagtagtagtagtagaggaggaggaggagtaggatgaggaggaggagaagaagaaggaagaggaggagaaggaggaggagtagtagtagtaagaggaggaggagtaagaagaggagtaagaggaggaggaggagtaggatgaggagggagagaagaagaaggaagaggaggaggaggaggaggaggaagtagcaagaggaggaggatgaggagaatgagaaggaagagaaggaggaggaggtaaagatTCAGTTGTGTGTATATTTCCCTAATGGTAATATTTATCATACATTCCTAGTGatccagatagatagataatagatagacagatagataatggATATATAGCTAGAGAGGTAGATACTGAGCCACACTGAGTCATCTGAGCGAACATTTCATTCCGAGTTTGTTTCTGTATTGTAATTTTACTAATTCCTCCATTCGCTCACGTagctttcatatattatttacagCTCATTTACCCATTGCTGAAGTTTCTTGCCGAAGAATAGGGAGTATAATCCTTCCTTTATTTCTGGAAATAATTTAAGCATCGTCAATTCGCGACATCAGTATATGAAAAGGGaaattatgtatttgttaatcagtatacaaaaattaaattatatttgttcatcagtatgtaataaagaaattgtatttgttcttcactatataaaaatgaaattgtatttgTTCAAGAAATTTTCTAGGGAAGGGTTTCTTATCAGTCAGTTCTCCTTCTTGTGAGAATACCATCTCGTTGGCTCTATTTTAGTGAGTCTCAGGACAGAGGTCAATCTTAGGTCACCAATTCCATTATTGACTTATCTTGTTGATATGGTAGTAATCACAGTTGACCTCgtccccgtaggggttagtgccgtcagtgcacctcacacggtgcgctgtaggcattacttaaggtccctttaggccccaagctgcaacccctttcattcatttgactgtacctccgttcatattctttctcttccttcttactttccccaaccctctcctaacaattgattcgacattattctcagcgctgaatgacctcactggtcccagcgcttggtctttagcctagcttttatattccaattccaatagtTGGATTCGTGGAATGGGAATTGGGAAGGCATTCAATTAAAAAAGGTACTGTTTGACTCTCTTAGTCCAGCTGATATGTTCAGTCAACAGGAATGAATTGAACACTGATTTTCCACAGGAATTATTCTGTTAATGGGACAGGATCAAACCCGTGTATTCCAGCTGATTATTTGATCAGTGAGATAATTCTGCCTCATTTAATTTAGTTGATTTATTCAGTCAGAGGGATATTGTTGGGTCATTTGATTTcgtttgatttattcatttgatgagagaattattgagttctTTATTTCAACTAATCTACTTTGTCAGTAAGACAGGCCTGAATACTTTTGTTCCACCTGATTTATTCAGTCAGTATAGCAGTTTTGGAGACCTTTATCCAAGCTGATTTATTCAGTCAGTAAGGAAACGTTGGATTCCTTAATCAGTCAGTGAGTGACAGCTTAAGATGGTAGGTTTCTGTGCattgtttatgtgtatgtctgtgttacAGGGCAtttgttttacataattatatatatatatatatatatatatatatatatatataatatatatattatatatacattttatatatatatatatatatatatatatatatatatatatatatatatatatatatatatatatatatacagactttttttatttcttgtgagttaaattattgtttctctcgttactttcaagtttattttatggCAATGAAACCTTAAGCATTActtaattttctcaaatattttcagcttcattattttcaatcttAATTCAATATCCATTGATATCATTCTGGAATtcgtgtacctctctctctctctctctctctctctctctctctctctctctctctctctctctctctctctctctctcgactaatCCTTTTCGGCGGGTAGGCGGAAATCACGCCATTGATCTCTTGATTGAGAgaaatcctggaaaacaagaAGACTGGAAGTTCCAGACCTTCCCTGGAAGAAGATATCAACTTTCCTTTACACCAACATCCGCAACTTAAGAGTCATCGTCTAGGCTCTTAACTCTCAAGACAGACCCGGAAGATAACAGTGAATTTCAGCTTCCGGTCAGAACTGGTTTTTTGATATTGGTTGGGTCCATTTTGCGTCATTGGTCAAGGTGTGCTTGCGACTTGGTCTCCTCCAGTTGGAAAAGTTGCAAAAGCTGGTGAAAAAAAGTGTCAGTATTTAAGTGGCTGCAGCTGGGTTAAGTGTCGGTTTGGGAAAAATTGCAACagatggagaggaaaaaaatgtccACATTGGGAAAAATTACAGAAGCTGGAGAAAGTGTCGGTATCTGGAAAAATTACAGCAGCTAGGGAAAAAATGTCAGTATTTGGGAAAAATTACAATACTGGAGAAAAACTGAGGAACATAAGGTGCACAAATGATaaggaataaaaagaagtaattcaaaacGAACTGAAGGAACgaattgagaagaagaagaagaagaagaagaaataaaatcgaacaagaaaaaagaagaaaataagattttcaagAAGAATAGAATAATGTGgagatgaagtaaaataaaaaaaaaaagaagaggacgaATAAGAATgtcagaggaaggaagaaagaaagaaaggagaaaaaaagagaaaagataaaaagccCCGGCTGACACGCTGTCATTGCTTCCAAGGGCGTCACCTCCTTCAGGTTCCATCCACAAAGAAAACCTCCTTCCTCGTAATGACATTTCTTTCCCTCTGGGGGTTGtttccccccatcccccccacgCCCCTCTGCGTGAGGTGTTGAGGTTTTTATTCTCATGTCCAGGGTCGTCTTGAGAGGCTTCTTTCCAAGGGCGGGAGATGTTTaggagagggtttttttttttaagaattattttcgagggttttaagtttttcatttgactttcttttttagtttgttttcttttatttgagatTTTCGAGAAGATATTTTAggtattttaaaagaaactttcgATAATAGGAGTTTTTTTAAGaggtttttaaagattttcaattGACTTTTTTGAGGGAGCGATTTTTTTTAGAgtttcggtttttttttatagagttttaagaaggtgttttttaaaaaaaatgttaaaagaagcCTGCTATATTAATCTTGCCATTATAATTTCAGAGATTACAAAGAAATTTCAAAAACCGTATCAACGAACTATGaacattttcattgcatttcaaagacttctaaatatttttaaaagaattgctAAATTCAACCTCATTCATTGTGTGAGGTTCTCTTTTAGATTTTGAAATGCAAAATTGTCTTGTTAACCTTATCGTTTGGATATGTCGTTTTGATATACATGAAATCTCGTgagaaatctttttttaattctcaaacCGTAGGTGTTGCAAGGAAAACAGCTGTTTAAGAGAGCTTAAAGAGATTGCTgacaataaagtaaaatatatatatatatatatatatatatatatatatatatatatatatatatatatatatatatatatatatatatatatatatatattgtctgtgtgtgtgtgagagagagagagagagagagagagagagagtgtgaaaaaCATCACGTTCTTGCTGGGCAGGCCTGCCCCTTCATTTTTTCCTGAAGGGGCTCTGATATTTAATAGGataacacattatataaataaaatagatgcaGAAACAACAATGAAACTCTATAGACAATAATATGTTAAATTCACTGACAGATTTCTAAGCCCTTCCTCGGTAGCAACGGGATAGGCactgagaaattaaaaatgagaaaaaaaaaaaaaaacggtgcgGGTTCTAACCCTGCTGGGAGCGGCCAAACTTTGCACGCCCTTTGAAAGATCGAAGGTTATAGTAATGATTCAGAacggatgcagagagagagagagagagagagagagatttcagagtgCAAATTGTTTATTCTTGCATTTCGGAAATTGTTTGCTCCAACCAAGCAAGGCTCAAAAGATGTTCGgagcagtttatttattttctcggcAAATATTTAACTTTTGCAGACCGATGTTTGGCATTCATAAAGGAAATGTGCCTGGGtatgtatttctttctctctctctctctctctctctctctctctctctctctctctctctctctctctctctctctcacgtcactGGGAAAACATGATTTACTTTATTTCAAGCTTTttcgtactgtcattaatgaTAAATCTGTTTAATAGGAAAGTATGACCTACTTGAgaggtataaaataattttttacctctctctctctctctctctctctctctctctctcacacacacacacacatatatacgtatatgtacattatatatatatatatattatatatatatagtgtatattatatatatataaatatatgaatatacatttaatattacaatatatttatttctaacagaaagagagaaacaagaataaaTCAAGTAGAAACGTTTCAACCATTAATAACAGCCAATTCTTaatactatgtaaataaatgaatacatacataaatacaaagattAATTATCTAGGAGAGGATATTATATTCGAGGGTATCCTCATGTTAGGGAAGTGAAGCTTTGGTGTTAATtaatcaccctctctctctctctctctctctctctctctctctctctctctctctctctctctctctctctctctctctctgaaatattgtTCTTCTCATGAGATAGAGGAAGTCTCAGTTACTGATTTATGGTTTGCTAGGAAGCAGGTTTGCTGCACCGTAATTTACggtagatggagagagagagagagagagagagagagagagagagagagagagagagagagagagagagagagagaggtagctcaGCTTATTGTTATAATAAATCATGCTATACTATTAAAGAAATTTAGTTCACCTGTTGTTGATTCtcttgcgcgcgcgcgtgtgtgtgtgtgtgtgtgtgtgtgagagagagagatagatagatagagagagagagagaaagagagatatgttAGCCATACTTTGCCATTTAACAGATTTGTCGATATAATGACAGTGAGAgaagactgaaataaaataaatcatgttttcccagtgacgagagagagagagagagagagagagagagagagagagagagagagagagagagagatgttagccATTCTTTCCCGTTCAACAGATTTATCAATATAATGACAGTGAGAgaagactgaaataaaataaatcatgttttcccaaggacgagagagaaagagtaattttatgaaggaaatataatttaaaatgagtcAGTTTATGTTTTCCCTTTATGTATGTGTAcccatgtgtgtgagagagagaaagcacgaTGTTCATGACAGATCTGAAGAATCCTTCTCTCTCAGTCGAAGTGACAGCTGATTCTCTCGAGAGTCATCTCCTGTCAGTCGACAATAATAATCCTTTCAAATATTCAGA includes these proteins:
- the LOC136830085 gene encoding uncharacterized protein; the protein is MPRKFQHPYHALPWFLEEDSETSEDFEYIDGRIYVRGEERDVLPLWPDDDDEIMREQLAAEAASAAPAGRGDRDEEEMTSNAMPPLIDPRRAVLLPGYSQDSLPLWRRKPDPPEYVNGASRTSARAGRKFEIPQIIESPKVNDAAHGKGFDCGGGGGEGDVPTTSADNGKSLAPKNADNVRRSSTLSRINEMLQRARSEVFEGDEAIASTRARLRLLLRNHDDSER